In Cicer arietinum cultivar CDC Frontier isolate Library 1 chromosome 7, Cicar.CDCFrontier_v2.0, whole genome shotgun sequence, the genomic window ttttcttaCTCTGTCAACTTCAAAAAAGTAGATGTCCACAATCAACTGCTTTTAATCAATATCTGATGCAATGCAACAAACAACACTGATTTAGTATTAGAGAACAAAACAGTTCTATTCGAGTCGAGTCCAAACTGCGTCATCTTTGCGACTGCTTTTAGGGTTGATGTGCAAAATTCCTCAATTATCCCTTTGTTTTAATTGATATGAATATTTTCTTTCAAGGCATATtagtgatttatttttatttttcaagggCATATTagtgatttaattttatttttcaagggCATATTagtgatttaattttatttttcaagggCATATTGATCATTACAATCTATTTTAAGTGACctattgtttatttttcttcttgagTGTGCACGCCTTGTATTCTGATTCTCTTTTCACTTGCAAGGAAGCCTCTGTTCTTCTTCTTTTGGATAGGCCACTGTTTTTCTCTGTGTTGGTTTCCTTTCCTCTGCAAAGTACTCAACAAATggcatcatcatcatcattataatGATCCACTATCTCTgccatttttcttaattttgagtatttttctatttttgaagaTTAATGTATCCTATTGGAATTGAAATTATGACGTAATGTTTAATCTAAAAATATGCGTTTTGTCAATTGAACTAAAGACCTAATAACTTATAGGAATATTTAGTCTTTGCAATTGCCATCAGCTATAGCAGTTTTGAAGTCCAGCACTGAAGCAAGCTGAGATTAACAGCATATACTAGTTTATAAGTAACTAATCATTATGAAAAGTATCCTCAGCCACCATTGGTAGAAAATTCAATCAGTCACTACAAGACAAGAACAACTATTTCATCGAAATAACCAACAAATTAATAGTTCTAAAACAATTAAATCCATGACATCCCCTTTCCTTTACATATTTAGAATTTACAATCAAGGTtgcagaaaataaaaatttaactacaATATTAAAACTTTGTAGTACGATAGCCATAGAAACAAAATTGTAGCAGAAAATCACATTGAACCATAAACTATATATTGAAACTTCTGAAAACTCACGGTTGCCCCTGGGTCAACCAAACAAATGCCAAACTAAATTGCAAGAAAATGATCCATTGTCCAGAGTACACCAAGAAATCATGTAATGTAATGTAATTTACCTAAATTGACATAATAATTTGTTGCAGTATCATCAACTCATAGTTGTTAAACAAGAAACTTATATCCACTTAAGTGAAAAACTATGGATATAATCTAACACTATGTGCTAAATTTCCACATCCAATTGAAAATTGTGTaatcatttgttaaaattttacttCTATCATCTtgatttcatttcattttgtCATCACCTACCAAATCTCTGAATTCTCCGGCGACGCAATTCATCCAAAGGAAGACCATCAGAATCATAATAATCACGGTCATTGAGGTTCCattgagaagaagaagaagataatcCAGTTTCACTCCTACTAGTACCACACATCTCACACACACTCAACAAACCAGGATTGTCATAAGTACAAGCTTGACATCTCCATTCAACAGCACGCCGAGCAGCATTCCTGNNNNNNNNNNNNNNNNNNNNNNNNNNNNNNNGATTACCACCACCAACAGTCCCCCTACCGGTAATCCTCCCCCTCCGAAACCGAAACAAGTCACGTATAAACCTCACAGGCCAATTCAACACACCATTAAAACCCCTAACAATATAACTCAACAGATTCGAACCGGAACCAGAATAAGCACGTCTCAGCCGAAGATAAACAATTCCTGCGAGGATACCACTAAGATGACCGAGAAAAGACACACCAGGTACAATCATTTGAATAAGAATTAACTCAGCCCAAGCAGCATAACGAGATGGTAATAGAACACCATGAACGTTAGTGTAACTATCTGACTGTGAATTAAGAACAACTTTCATTGCAAATAAAACGCCGGAGAAACCAACGGAGTATTCGTAATAGTAAGGTCTATCATAATCAAATAATAGAAGCAACGATTTGGATAAAATTAGGGTTATACTTTGTGATAAAGCGAGGAGAGAAGCTACCATAGAAGCGAATTGAAGACTTCCCATTGAAGTTTCTAACTGAATCCCTTTCCAGAGAAGTGATATCATGTTGTAAACAAGATGAGGTTCTCCGATATGGTAGAACGCCGATAAGAAGAATCGCTTTAGGTCTTTGTTCTGCGAGAAAAGAGGAGATTAATTAActgattaattaattgaatggatgatgattaatttaatttaattgaattgaatacCTTGAGGATGAGGTGGGAGTTGAACCAGACTTGATCGATGGAAGGAATGATGGAACGGAGAAAAGAAGGTCGGAGATAGATGAGGGTGTTGGCGGCGATAAGGGCGGCGGTGACGGGAGGTTTTGAGTCCGATCTGTGATATTCGGTGAAGGTGTGAAGAGCTAGCAATGGGAGCATTCCCCTTGAAGTCGAAACTCTTCTCCCAAAACTTGCTtccatttttttgttgttgaaaattgCAGTGATATGATTCCACGAACACTTGGCGATTGAATTGATTTTGATGGTGGAATTGATAGATACCAATTTTTCTATTTACGCCTTATTGGCAAAGAAACGAATATTATCGTTGCGCAAAGAAACTTCTGGATCCTTCCTTTCGTTTTCTGCTACTTTCTTCGCGCCGCATTCCTCTTCCGCTCTACTGTTGACACAAATCTCAAactgtttttcatttttttccgTTACTATAATATTAGATAGATACATATTACAATATTATTCATTAATAACAAATTTAACATGCTTAATTCactgaaaagaaaagcctaaATTACGTTTTTTACTCCCTTATAATGGTTCCtatcaatgaaataaatatttcatcaaaaatcCTTGTAATCGTTCCTATGAATGAAATAATTTCCCATAATTTCTCATATTCTACAAATACTTTTATTCTCATGGAAGGAGATCACAATAAAGGTTCTCATGAAGGTGGTAATAAAATTGATGTAATCACCTAAATATCGATTTATTTCAACTTGGAATACAGTAAGTCTTAGCcaaaagattttttttgaaatactcAATAAAAAATTTTCCATTATTATTTGTACAGTAACTTTttcattgtaatttttttacacccatatctttaatttaataagATAAGTGGGgtcaattatatttaatttttacatgTTTAGTAattgctttttatttttgaggAATTTACTATTAACTACTACTTAGATATATGCTACACGCAAAAACTCATATATATTGAGTGAATAGATAAATACGTCATTGAAtttgtataattatttaatttagtttttgaattttaaaaaataatagttctAAATGTTGAAGTCAATttaattcttctttttttaataatcatttCATCCTTCCATGTAATTTTATACATTAGCGTGACCGCTTCCACACATGTAACGAATAAATTGATATGAAAATTTTCtactataaatatttatgagttACTTTCCTTCAATTCTCAAAACTAATTACTCAAAGTAATTTAGTCTCATCGTTGAACTCTTGTTTAACATATCACACATAATCATAGAGAATATCTTTAGTTAATGAAAGAATGAAAGTGTCTGGATCAATTTATTTAATCGTTTCACTCAGTCTATATTATAATATACCTTTGTTTAACAGTTatcttaaaaaaacaaaatcaaactgGAGTGATAAAATTACCGTCATACATGTCAGAATACATTTGACAGAAAAATAACGTGAATCGAagtcaaaaaattataattaccaACGGAAACAACttcatttatatgtttttatccATCAAATACATTAAAACACAAAGCAATAAACATCAGCACCAGTGGTCTAGTGGTAGAATAGTACCCTGCCACGGTACAGACCCGGGTTCGATTCCCGGCTGGtgcaatttgtttttgtttttcctgTAGCATTCTTTGCCTTGCCTTATAAGCTGTGAGTCGTGTAGTAAAACTTGATCATacgtttatttaatttaatctcaTGAAGAATATGACATAAAGCAAGATGATAACTATGCAGCTTCAGCAAATCCTACACGGAGATTACCATAATCAAAAACTGTATGGTATGCCCCTAGAAATAGATCGCCAAGAACCCTGCATTGCCAACCGCACCCCACAACAGTCACATAcactttgaaaataaatatggaaTATTATTGTAACTTATTTATAAGTATGTAATAAtactataataatttattaccAGAGAGGACCCTGTGGAGGTGGCACATCTATAGCAACAAAACCACCATAGCAGACAGTTGAACACCCTTCTTCAACTCTTAGGATATACtgaaaatcacaaaaaatataaaatgaacgTTAATTAAATGTCTATACTGTCAATAACAAACAATGAAGGGAAAATTAAACCTGTTCTGGAGAGAGAGGAAATGTCTTGTTTCCAATTGTGAATGTAATTTGTGGCATTGTGGCAACATTATCACAGTCTATAAATGATTGTCCCACTGGATTTGGAAGCTTCTCACACaacttttacaaaaatatattcaaaaatgaAAAAGCTTGTTAAGTCTTTAATTGGAAAATtctaatctattatatatatgcaATAATGAATTACCTCATCtatgtattttaatattctCTCCCTTGTATTTCTCTGCTTAAGCTGAACCTGAATCCAAAACACAATCATATCGCATAAAGTACATAAGGGACTCTCCTTAGTGTGTGACTCATCCCAATTTTCATTGTCTACCACTGTTTCAATAACATCACTGCATTCCAagttaaaattttgttataacaAATGAATGTGTGTCAAAATAATCAAGAGGAggaaattgaaagaaaataatattattgtactTCATTCTATGTGATCCATTACGCGAGCAAAGTCCAATGTCCACGCATATAATTTCAGGTCTTAACTGAAAACATAAGAATGGTTAAATTAAATTCCAATGATAATCATTTTTTAGTATGAGATTAAAAGGATTAGGAACAAACCCCGGAAGTTATGAATTCCCATATTGAATCGCCGTAGTTATGTATGATGTTTTTACATTCATAACTAACATATCCTTCTGCTCCAATGGCATGGTTAATTTGAGTCACAACACTCTGCAAACAAGAATTaagtaagaaaaatatatcaaattaataagGGTAACATAAAAAAAGTAACAAGATAGAAGTATAATGGTGCAATATCATACTGTTGGACCAGCAATTAAAGATGTGCCTGAATCAATAATGGCAGCACAACCACCTTGACATAGCCCTATAAATAGATTCAACATTTATATCAGAAGTTTAGTATATGTGGAAATGGTAGAAGTAAACAACCAAGAGTACAAAATTcaatgaaaattaaactatcaaaTGTTTAGGAAATTAAACTAGCAATATGTAACTTTCTGATCTCATATAAATTTGAGCAATTTTAATCTTTAGTACATATATAGTGGCCGCTCATAAGTCATAACAAAAAGAAACAATGAAAATTCAAGGCATATATAGAAAGAATGTGAAGGGGGATATAAATGCAAGAGAACCTGTTGAATTGTTTGCAAGTAGAATGTCTCCAACTTCAATCTAAAGATGAAAACACCAAAAAGTCAATGCTGACATGGTTGATGATACAAAtcacacataaatgaatttagtttttaatagtATCTGAtgtcatattaaatttttatattgaacttatttcattttgtaaAACTGAATTGTAAAGTAAAGAATATGactatttataaactattttcagGCCTTATTTATTGAAACATAAAATACCTGCCAATAGCCATTTTGAGAAACTGGAACATAAGTGTGGTCACCCCTAAAGTGTCTCCAGTCAATACCACCAAACACAATCTCACCGCCTATCTTTGCTCCTGGGTCTTGGTTTAGCCAAAGTGAGAAAATCTTTTGAGTCATGTGCCCTTGTTCTATCATATTATACCTGTATTTATTAAGTGTACGTTTAGTTTAACTTTTGGATGAGGTTAAGTTGATTTTAGAGGTGTAGAATTGAACTTGACATGTTTGGATATGTTCGAGTAGAATTGATTATGTTTCCATAACTAACTCTAACTTGAAGTTAGAGTTTATAGTTTTTACCTCTACAATTGATTTTTACAGTCAAATCACTTTTACATGAATGTATCAAAACATAAATCACTTTACATTTAAATCACTTTACATTTAAATCACTTTTATTCAGAATCAATTTTGCAAAATctattaattcaaaataaacttTTGTCACTGCAAAACCAAACATACTCTAACAGAAATTTGTTTGAACTTATAGGCATTGACCTATTTTCAATCAGTATGAAAGGGAAAATCAGATCAAACATAACAAGTTTTATAAACATAAATGGATTTATAAGGTTTGAGTTATGTGCTATAAGGTACCACACTGGTGTGACTTGTCCAACTGAAATATCCTGGAATCCAAGTCCAAGTATCCCATCAAAATGCATTGCTAAAAATTCCAAAGACCCTTCCTTTGTAATCTCAGCAAATTCCTGTAGGATCAGAAGTAAGTCTAGCCACAAGTTTAACCATAGTACAAACATATTTGAACATGATAAAACTCAAACAATCACAAAATTGATGAAAAAGAAAGAGTCAAAAACATTGATTGACCTGATCTCTGATGATGATATTCCCAATTTTTAAATGATCTTGGCTGAAAAAGCCAGGAATGTGTCCACGGCCAAAAGGGATTTTGCAAGACGTTCCTGAACATTTTTCCAAAACAGAAGGTTCTGAATATGAATATTATAACCAAAATCACTTtacataagttgttttcaaaaaCTCTCTCTAAGAGTCTCAGAAGTGCTTATATAGctcaaataaatcaatcataacaaatcctttatattaaatttcatGCCAATCCAAAGTTACCTATTTTTGTATAGGTGCTAGACAACTTGGACCTATACTTGGAATGAATGTAGCAAGCAATCTGCATATGTAGTGATGATACTCAATTACTCATATAtcttgattttgaaataaatttgaagaattgAAGGAGTGTTTTGTTAGATGATTGTGAAACTTACAGACAAGATGCATTTGGAAGATGGGACCCAAAGATTGGAGCTACCAGTGTCAAACACAACTTTAAAGATTTGAGGAGGTGAACCAATACCAATTTCACCAAAATATTGTGCATCAAGATAATTCTTCAGATACACTACATCTGTTGTTAGATGATTATTACTATTAACACCCCCTAATTCTGTATGATGAACGACCTTCTTGATCATAGCAGAATTTAGGGTGTTAATGTTTAAATTCTTCCTTTTTAGGCTAACCCTCATCAACCCATCATCAAAATTTGCAAAAGTCAAATGATCAAACCATGCCCACAAGCACATAACGGTTAGCAAATACTTCAAACACCCCATATTTTCAAGTCATATAATCCAATGTTTCATTGATgttcatatattatatatatataataaatataaggtTCCTTCCAACCAACATAAATATTAACCACCATTTATTACTCCTAAAAACAACATATTGCTCGCCTGTATTTTGTTTTCCAGTTTTGATGCTGCAAAGAAACAATTTACACTTGCATGTGGAAAGCATTGGGTAGTTTCGTGTAGCATAATAAATTCAATATGCGAAATTCAAGTACGGTAAAGGAAGTAGCTTCCGCATACAGTACATGAATGGAGTAGATTGTATTAGGGAATTCTCTTCCACTTACGCACCACAAATATATGTTTCTTCTACGCCTATCATCGTATCTACTTACAAAAGCTGTTTGTGTTTGAAagagttaattaattttaattgtttttagcTCATTTTTCAGAAATCACTactttaattgtatttttaactttttttcactactttaatcatatttaaattgtttttttttctttctaaaatttgtgttaatattttttagtttttgaactCTATAATGCATGTGAACTTTTAGTAGTATTTTTTAGATTGTTATagttttctaataaaaaaaaagtattgaaTCGTGTACACTTGGTCTGTTTATTGAGATTTATGGCTGACTATATTACATAGctatgaatttaaaatttatatagaatTTTGTGTGCTTGATCGTTGTTCGATAATATATCATGTTAATAATTAAGGATTGAAttggtaaaattaataatcaacaattaaatTGGTAAAATTTATCgttgatattaaattattaagtgAAATAACTCTATCTTCTCTCTAAAAAGGATCAATCGATTCTAGTTTGATAGTATCTCTAAATTGactcttaatttaaaaattaatttataattataattaatggcTAATAATTCATCCTTTAAGGTTTCACTACTCCTTAAACTCGCCTTTGCTAATAAATTTTTGAAgtcaataatataaatttcgAATTTATACATTCAATaacataaattttagaaaatgataTGGACACATGATAGTATGACATACcataatttaattgaaaaatatttaagtatagTTGAATAGTTGACATTAAAAATgtgaatttaataaatttgtcttATAtgttatatcaaattttaaaaattaattacgaataacaattttttttttaattttgtgtatgtttagatcttaaaaaaaatttgtacaaCCAGTTAACCttgtaaatgtaaaaataacaattcactaattacaatttaattacCATGTTTAcatctcaaaaaataaaaaatacaaatttaaataaaaattattattattattattagcatttaaaagatattttatttttattttgttagagtTCACTTTAAATCTaaagaaatgatggacaaatcCATACGATAAAAAGTTAAGTTTACATAAAAATCATTAATGATTTGATTCAAGTACTGAACAACTTGAAACTTCAGCTTCATAAACAAATGGTTAGAGGTTCCGTCAATAGGAATCCATCTTGTGTGATATCTAATGAGTTTCTCACAAAGATCTGTCCCGACTTAAATACGCATgaatatttcatatatatatatatatatatatatatatatatatatatatatattatataactgNNNNNNNNNNNNNNNNNNNNNNNNNNNNtatttatatattttatgcaGCTGCTtaaatgaacttttttttttttttttatttctttccttGAGGTAATCCTATTCAATGGATACTGAacactaaaattaaataatgaaaattcaAACTCAAGTTGACCTTATACAGAAGTCTAACTCATTCCATTAAAGTCAACTTTCTTTGAtgtatttaaatgaatttttttgtttcttatttttattaaaacacaAATTTACTTTTCTTATTTCTAAAATCAAGACTCTACTCTCCATAttacatgaatttttttataatgtattaTATTTACTAATGATAGAATATTACTAACATAGACTAGAAAAacgaatttaaaaaaaaattattttatctaaaaatatttttgaaaaaatatgttagtaAGAGAGTTTCTTAGaagatcaaatcaaaattttcatcactaaaattatgtttattaataaaaaactaaaataacatTCAATCAAAATAGACAGAAAAAAGTGCATTcatatctaaaaaaaatgtttacataaaaaaaatcaagagaGATCCTCGATTCCAAACTTGAGCCTGTAGACTAAAGCCGCAGTGAAAGTCACAGTTGTACAGTGAAACGGCGTCGTTGGTCGGGGTTGATGCGATTCCACTGCAATGGAAGAACAACGGAGAAAGAGTGGAAGGTGGGGATACATATGGCCGATGTGGATGACACTGTTACTTCACCTCCTCGCTATTATTCTATTCACCACCGGCTTTCTCCTCACCAGAACCGAACTTCCTTACTACAGCCACTGCACCGATCTTTCCAATTCCCCATGCTTCCCTCCTTCTCCGAATAATAACGGTTCCTGCTGGACCAAACCTTCAATTAACCGTCTCGTCATTATCGTTCTCGATGCTCTCAGGTACACACACGCGCACACACCTATATTCAACACTTCACACGTGTGCCTTACAACTATTAACCATGTTTAGTGCCTTTCAGATTTGATTTCGTTGCTCCCAGTACCTTCTTTGCAGGTTACTTATCTCTATTATTACCACTTCTAATGTATTGTTCACCTTcatatttgtttataataattaagttcatttacattatatttatgtatattgaTTTTATGTCACAGAATCAAAACCCTGGATGGATAAATTGCATGTTTTGAATAACATGTCATCTTCACGACCATCCTCTGCAAGGATTTTTAAAGCTATTGCTGATCCACCTACCACAAGTTTGCAGCGCTTGAAGGTCTATTCAATTTCTTTCTAATTATCAAATCAcaatttatgattaaatttgGAGTAAATGAGCATTTTAGTCATTGAAATTGTAAGGTTAAGTCAATTTAGTCCTTCCAATTTGAAATTTGTGAAATAACAATTTAGTGtcttaaattgaaaaattttagtcaatttagtcattcttttcaaatttatcaGTACAATTTTAGAGGTTCTATGCTTGTCTTGATATAACATGAGACTATTCAAGTCAATATGttagtttttctttgatttttatgGATGTTTACTAAAGAGATATTTTGATGGAGGGACTAAATTAATTGATGTCCTTTGATTTAAGGGactcattttctattttttaaatttgaaggATTAGATTATTCAACCCTTATAATTTCGAGGACCAAAATGCTGATTTACTCATTAAATTTGTAATGTACTCTTACCAGATTATTATGACTGTGTATACTCTACAATGGATAGGATATGATTTTTGATGTTTCAATGTTTGAGCTGATAGTTTTCATCCGTTTTTCGATAGGGCTTGACAACTGGTGGACTTCCAACTTTTGTAGATGTCGGTAATAGCTTTGGTGCACCTGCTATTGTCGAAGATAACTTCATTAATCAGGTGCTTTTTCTTTTCGATTTTTACTTGCCTAGAGTTATCGTTTTAAATATTGGTTTGGTTCAAGATTAAAACTTGTCCTTGTGTTTCTATATTTCTGAGTTCGATTTACCAACAAGGCAATTACATCCAATTTTAATTCCAAATACATATATTATCTACAGTTGTTTCAAAATGGGAAGAAAGTTGTTATGATGGGGGATGATACATGGACACAGTTATTTCCTCATCATTTTGAAAGATCCTATCCATATCCTTCTTTTAATGTCAAAGATCTTGATACGGTAGGCTTATATTCTGTTGAATTTGACTTTGGACTGACCTTGTAATCCTTGCAATACATGTTAATTGAGTAGTATTGGTTTCCATCGTTTCGTTTGCTCTATCATTTCAACGACTGTGATATGACATTGCTTATTTTTAAGGTTGATAACGGATGCATTGACCATTTATTTCCATCCCTTTATGAAGACGATTGGGATGTTCTTATTGCACATTTTCTCGGAGTGGTATGTTTGATATCATTTCATATTATACATCTAATAGTCATGATATCCATATTCTGTATCCTGTTATTCCCATTCTCACTCTTCATCATTAGGATAGGAAATGTCACCATCTtctgtattttcttttttggtttAGGATCACGCTGGACATATATTTGGTGTTGACTCCACTCCAATGATAGAGAAATTGGAGCAGTACAATAACCATTTAGAGGTCAGTTTTGGTAATTCTTCCATATATCCATTGTTCTACCCTACATG contains:
- the LOC101503327 gene encoding rhomboid-like protein 14, mitochondrial, which gives rise to MEASFGRRVSTSRGMLPLLALHTFTEYHRSDSKPPVTAALIAANTLIYLRPSFLRSIIPSIDQVWFNSHLILKNKDLKRFFLSAFYHIGEPHLVYNMISLLWKGIQLETSMGSLQFASMVASLLALSQSITLILSKSLLLLFDYDRPYYYEYSVGFSGVLFAMKVVLNSQSDSYTNVHGVLLPSRYAAWAELILIQMIVPGVSFLGHLSGILAGIVYLRLRRAYSGSGSNLLSYIVRGFNGVLNWPVRFIRDLFRFRRGRITGRGTVGGGNXXXXXXXXXXXRNAARRAVEWRCQACTYDNPGLLSVCEMCGTSRSETGLSSSSSQWNLNDRDYYDSDGLPLDELRRRRIQRFGR
- the LOC101503657 gene encoding cyprosin-like; translated protein: MGCLKYLLTVMCLWAWFDHLTFANFDDGLMRVSLKRKNLNINTLNSAMIKKVVHHTELGGVNSNNHLTTDVVYLKNYLDAQYFGEIGIGSPPQIFKVVFDTGSSNLWVPSSKCILSIACYIHSKYRSKLSSTYTKIGTSCKIPFGRGHIPGFFSQDHLKIGNIIIRDQEFAEITKEGSLEFLAMHFDGILGLGFQDISVGQVTPVWYNMIEQGHMTQKIFSLWLNQDPGAKIGGEIVFGGIDWRHFRGDHTYVPVSQNGYWQIEVGDILLANNSTGLCQGGCAAIIDSGTSLIAGPTSVVTQINHAIGAEGYVSYECKNIIHNYGDSIWEFITSGLRPEIICVDIGLCSRNGSHRMNDVIETVVDNENWDESHTKESPLCTLCDMIVFWIQVQLKQRNTRERILKYIDELCEKLPNPVGQSFIDCDNVATMPQITFTIGNKTFPLSPEQYILRVEEGCSTVCYGGFVAIDVPPPQGPLWVLGDLFLGAYHTVFDYGNLRVGFAEAA